In Bombina bombina isolate aBomBom1 chromosome 6, aBomBom1.pri, whole genome shotgun sequence, a single genomic region encodes these proteins:
- the EIF3G gene encoding eukaryotic translation initiation factor 3 subunit G, with translation MPTGDYDAKPSWADQVEEEGEDVEPLSPAAVPVPVPIPKVDHSNIVLDTPREVINGNIKTVTEYKLDENDKKIKIIRTFKVETVKASKVVARRKNWKKIGNSEFDPPGPNVATTTVSDDVLMTFITNKEDLNSQEEEDPMNKLKGQKIVSCRICKGDHWTTRCPYKDTLGPMQKELAEQLGLSTGDKEKAPGTGEPEPAQAPVSKTGKYVPPSLRDGGSRRGESMQPNRRADDNATIRVTNLSEDTRETDLQELFRPFGSISRIYLAKDKTTGQSKGFAFISFHRREDAARAIAGVSGFGYDHLILNVEWAKPSTN, from the exons TGCAAAGCCCAGCTGGGCTGATCAGGTGGAGGAAGAGGGAGAAGATGTGGAACCATTAAGTCCAGCAGCCGTTCCCGTCCCCGTTCCCATTCCCAAAGTTGATCATTCAAATA TTGTCTTGGACACCCCCCGGGAAGTTATCAATGGAAACATCAAAACCGTGACAGAATACAAGTTGGATGAAAACGACAAGAAGATAAAG attATTCGCACATTTAAAGTTGAAACCGTCAAAGCTTCTAAAGTTGTTGCTCGAAGAAAG aattggaAGAAGATTGGCAATTCTGAATTTGATCCTCCTGGCCCTAATGTGGCCACCACCACAGTCAGTGATGATGTGCTTATGACGTTCATCACCAACAAGGAG gATCTGAATAGCCAGGAAGAGGAGGATCCTATGAATAAGTTAAAGGGTCAGAAGATTGTATCTTGCAGAATCTGTAAGGGTGACCACTGGACCACAAGATGCCCTTACAAAGACACTCTAGGGCCTATGCAGAAAGAGCTGGCTGAACAGCTTGGCTTGTCCACAGGGGACAAAGAGAAAGCACCTGGAACAGGTG AGCCTGAACCAGCACAAGCTCCTGTAAGCAAGACTGGGAAATATGTTCCTCCCAGTCTAAGGGATGGAGGAAGTCGAAGGGGAGAGTCCATGCAGCCTAACAGAAGAG CTGATGACAATGCTACTATTCGTGTCACCAATTTGTCTGAGGACACCAGAGAAACAGATCTTCAGGAACTTTTCAGACCATTTGGATCTATTTCCCGTATTTATCTGGCAAAAGACAAAACTACTGGCCAGTCAAAG ggTTTTGCTTTCATCAGCTTCCACCGTAGAGAGGATGCAGCTCGTGCCATTGCTGGTGTATCTGGCTTTGGTTATGATCATTTAATTCTCAACGTGGAATGGGCCAA